One stretch of Lucilia cuprina isolate Lc7/37 chromosome 6, ASM2204524v1, whole genome shotgun sequence DNA includes these proteins:
- the LOC111675418 gene encoding serine protease inhibitor 42Dd, translating to MKWQLLLIVGIIALSQSTNGKLASNYAQTIERNLFASEFYNAVASEKLNDNVVVSPAAVQISMALAFYGAKGKTATEMQTGLRLGSSDAEDVVRRFGEFQLAFGRDNNIRLANNIYINENLEFKQKFKDVAQRNFESNIEKADFHPPYNKRTAERINKAMETKTNGKITDILAPQQLNDLTEGIIVNGITFSAPWQKAFRLDKTSKRSFSSGRQSFKVDTMWTLNNFQYGEVSNLDAKVVELPYQNSDFSMFVILPNRKDGLRDLLQNLKGKNLVAILDDSLSTQKVEIYLPKFSATFGVNLEEPFKKLGVTTMFTRQGDFGNMYRMFVSHYINSANHKAYVEVSEAGTEQPLESGGLKNIFSRTKKFEADHPFVFCIKHKDSVIFMGHIANYAYV from the exons atgaagtgGCAATTGT tGTTAATTGTTGGCATCATTGCTCTGAGTCAATCAACAAATGGAAAATTGGCCAGTAATTATGCCCAGACCattgaaagaaatttatttgcatCCGAATTCTACAATGCAGTAGctagtgaaaaattaaatgataatgtGGTTGTCTCCCCTGCTGCCGTGCAAATTTCCATGGCCTTGGCTTTTTATGGCGCCAAGGGCAAAACAGCCACTGAAATGCAAACTGGTTTACGTTTGGGCTCTAGTGATGCCGAAGATGTTGTAAGACGTTTTGGTGAATTTCAATTGGCTTTCGGTCGTGACAATAACATACGTTtggcaaataatatttatatcaatGAAAATCttgaattcaaacaaaaattcaaagatGTTGCCCAACGTAACTTTGAGTCCAACATTGAAAAGGCAGATTTCCATCCACCCTACAATAAGCGTACTGCTGAACGCATTAACAAAGCCATGGagaccaaaacaaatggcaaaatCACTGATATATTAGCCCCTCAACAATTGAATGATCTTACTGAGGGAATTATCGTCAATGGCATCACCTTTAGTGCCCCCTGGCAAAAGGCCTTCCGTCTTGATAAGACCTCAAAGCGTAGCTTTTCGTCTGGCCGTCAATCTTTCAAAGTTGATACTATGTGGACATTAAATAATTTCCAATATGGTGAAGTCAGTAATTTGGATGCTAAAGTAGTAGAATTACCCTATCAAAACTCAGACTTTTCCATGTTTGTCATTTTGCCTAACCGCAAGGATGGTTTACGTGATTTATTGCAAAACCTTAAAGGTAAAAATTTGGTCGCTATCTTAGATGACAGTTTGAGCACTCAGAAGGTGGAAATTTACTTGCCAAAATTCAGCGCTACTTTTGGTGTTAATCTAGAGGAGCCCTTTAAAAAG TTGGGAGTCACAACCATGTTTACACGCCAGGGTGACTTTGGCAACATGTATCGTATGTTTGTCAGTCACTATATTAATAGTGCAAATCACAAAGCTTATGTAGAAGTTTCTGAGGCTGGTACCGAACAACCATTGGAAAGTGGTG gtCTTAAAAACATCTTCTCACGTACCAAGAAATTTGAAGCCGATCATCCATTTGTATTCTGTATTAAACACAAGGATTCTGTTATTTTTATGGGTCACATTGCCAACTATGCCTATGTTTAA
- the LOC111675417 gene encoding serine protease inhibitor 42Dd-like has protein sequence MLKIYIILALWTQSLNAQYDVYMSNSRGGQNTVKSYDFYSEYDNSTQLGSTKNDKVSNSDQLPGQMYNTNSRNAYGNINNLAANPTLSHSKEINLKTTEPNANTPIINNLSTTSSLLEENPATTYRSSAREITAGESFNAKLFEIMSLRAQSENLVYSPISLQTILAFIFTMSSGKLYDELAQLLAMPNNRTFVAKTFENIIQAASLNTPPTTLIMANKLYYDYRFGPIDQSVRNMAKNSFESEMEQIDFFASKNAANIINSWVSKKTRNLIRDIVTPSSISGDTSALLLNSIYFKSDWLTKFASYDTETQDFFVTKYKKVPVDMMYNEDVFRYADFPDDLQASVVELPYNSSHLSMLLILPKDIEGLTDLERKLRYYDFQAIAQKLKRETVTVKLPRFKIEYETDLIKPLQQLGLNALFNNAGSINLFKNQQKPLIVDQFKHKSYINVNEAGTEAAAATVAKYIPLSIPLNMKYFIADHPFIFVIRDSNTTYFIGHVAQF, from the exons atgttaaaaatct ATATAATCTTGGCGCTATGGACACAATCATTAAATGCTCAATATGATGTCTATATGTCAAACTCTCGAGGTGGCCAAAACACAGTAAAATCATACGATTTTTATTCTGAATATGACAACAGTACGCAATTGGGTAGCACAAAAAATGACAAGGTTTCAAATTCAGATCAATTGCCAGGTCAAATGTATAATACCAATTCCAGAAATGCATAtggaaatataaataatttagcaGCAAACCCCACTCTCTCTCATAGCAAagagataaatttaaaaactacagAGCCTAACGCAAATACTCccattataaacaatttgtcaACAACATCGTCGCTACTTGAAGAGAATCCAGCAACTACATATCGTTCTTCAGCAAGGGAAATTACAGCAGGAGAATCTTTTAATGCCAAACTCTTTGAAATCATGTCTTTGAGGGCACAAAGTGAAAATCTTGTCTATTCTCCCATTTCACTGCAAACAATATTGGCATTCATTTTTACCATGTCAAGTGGCAAACTATATGATGAATTGGCTCAATTGTTGGCAATGCCCAATAATCGTACGTTTGTTGCCAAGACTTTTGAAAACATTATACAGGCTGCCTCGTTGAATACCCCTCCAACAACACTTATAATGGCCAATAAATTGTATTACGATTACCGCTTTGGGCCAATCGACCAAAGTGTTCGCAATATGGCTAAAAACTCATTTGAAAGTGAAATGGaacaaatagatttttttgctTCCAAAAATGCTGCCAATATCATTAATTCATGGGTTAGTAAAAAAACCCGCAATCTTATACGTGATATTGTTACACCCTCTTCTATTTCCGGCGATACTAGTGCTTTATTATTGAactctatatattttaaaagtgacTGGCTTACGAAATTCGCCTCATATGATACGGAAActcaagatttttttgttacaaaatacaAGAAAGTTCCTGTCGATATGATGTATAATGAAGATGTATTTCGGTATGCTGATTTTCCAGATGATCTACAAGCATCCGTGGTAGAATTACCCTATAATTCGTCCCATTTATCAATGTTGCTAATTTTACCCAAAGACATAGAAGGTTTGACGGATTTGGAGAGGAAACTGAGATATTACGATTTTCAGGCAATAGCCCAAAAACTTAAGAGAGAAACGGTGACTGTTAAATTaccaagatttaaaattgaatatgaAACCGATTTGATAAAACCATTGCAACAG TTGGGCCTTAATGCTTTATTTAACAATGCTGGCAGCATTaatctatttaaaaatcaaCAGAAACCCTTAATTGTCGatcaatttaaacataaaagttatataaatgtaaatgaaGCCGGTACGGAAGCAGCAGCTGCTACAG TTGCTAAATATATACCACTATCAATACCActcaatatgaaatattttattgccGATCATccatttatatttgtaatacGCGACTCAAATACAACCTATTTTATAGGACATGTAGCTCAATTTTAG